A part of Fimbriiglobus ruber genomic DNA contains:
- a CDS encoding DUF7133 domain-containing protein codes for MNSCRNRFAGLLVVCAFACPPARAEDVGGKWGTEEREREYYPIVNIPIPKNLVIEAGAFCPLPDGRLAVGTRYGEIYILGGLDEKKPTPTYHLYATGLDEIFGLAFRDGAFYVTQSCELTRVTDTKKDGKANRFETLSDAWGYANYHEYAFGSKFDQDGNLHVALGLSNSYDSYALFRGFILRVSEDGKTKAVASGLRSPGGIGTNEHGALFYIESQGPWNCSCSLKAVTPGSFLGHPASFNWYKYAPEMGPVPTAPRSGSRIVTEKERVTQLTPYAVIFPYIRMGRSITGFVADQTRGKFGPFDGQMFLGDYTQSIVMRATTEKVNGVWQGACYPFREGLSTGILNVEFTAGGRLMCGGTNRGWPVRGMKPFALERLDWSGKMPFEIRRLTIEPTGFTVAFTKPVDAATGRDPKAYKLGTFTHPYHGAYGGPEIEKTTPTVTAVTLAADGLSARLALGKLIRGHVYEFDLGALRSRDQDELLHRHAYYTLNEIPAAK; via the coding sequence ATGAACTCCTGCCGTAACCGGTTCGCCGGACTCCTCGTGGTCTGCGCCTTCGCCTGTCCGCCGGCCCGCGCCGAGGACGTCGGCGGGAAGTGGGGGACCGAAGAACGCGAGCGCGAGTATTACCCGATCGTCAACATCCCGATCCCCAAGAACTTGGTGATCGAGGCGGGGGCGTTCTGCCCGCTGCCCGACGGCCGCCTGGCGGTCGGCACCCGCTACGGTGAGATTTACATCCTCGGCGGACTGGACGAGAAGAAGCCGACCCCGACGTACCACCTGTACGCCACCGGGCTCGACGAGATCTTCGGGCTGGCGTTCCGGGACGGCGCGTTCTACGTCACGCAGAGCTGCGAACTGACCCGCGTCACCGACACGAAGAAGGACGGCAAGGCGAACCGCTTTGAAACCCTGTCGGACGCGTGGGGCTACGCGAACTACCACGAGTACGCGTTCGGCTCGAAGTTCGACCAGGACGGGAACCTCCATGTCGCCCTCGGGCTGTCGAACTCCTACGACTCGTACGCCCTTTTCCGCGGCTTCATCCTGCGGGTGTCGGAGGACGGCAAGACGAAGGCCGTGGCCAGCGGGTTACGGAGCCCCGGCGGCATCGGGACGAACGAACACGGCGCGCTGTTCTACATCGAAAGCCAGGGGCCGTGGAACTGTTCGTGCAGCCTGAAGGCCGTCACGCCCGGCAGTTTCCTGGGCCACCCGGCCAGCTTCAACTGGTACAAGTACGCGCCGGAGATGGGGCCGGTGCCAACGGCGCCCAGGTCCGGGTCACGGATCGTCACCGAGAAGGAGCGGGTGACGCAACTGACCCCGTACGCCGTGATCTTCCCGTACATCCGCATGGGCCGGTCGATCACCGGGTTCGTCGCGGACCAGACGAGGGGCAAGTTCGGCCCGTTCGACGGGCAGATGTTCCTCGGCGATTACACGCAGTCGATCGTCATGCGGGCCACCACGGAGAAGGTGAACGGCGTGTGGCAGGGCGCGTGCTACCCGTTCCGCGAGGGGTTGTCCACCGGCATCCTGAACGTCGAGTTCACGGCCGGCGGCCGTCTGATGTGCGGCGGGACGAACCGCGGCTGGCCGGTCCGGGGCATGAAGCCGTTCGCCCTCGAACGGCTGGACTGGAGCGGCAAGATGCCGTTCGAGATTCGGCGGCTCACCATTGAACCGACCGGCTTCACGGTGGCGTTCACGAAGCCGGTGGACGCCGCGACCGGCCGCGACCCGAAGGCGTACAAGCTCGGCACCTTCACGCACCCGTACCACGGTGCCTACGGCGGGCCGGAGATCGAGAAGACGACGCCGACGGTGACGGCCGTCACCCTCGCGGCCGACGGCCTGTCCGCGAGGCTCGCGCTGGGCAAGTTGATCCGCGGCCACGTCTACGAGTTCGACCTGGGCGCGCTCCGCTCACGGGACCAGGACGAACTGCTGCACCGACACGCCTACTACACGCTGAACGAAATCCCCGCGGCGAAGTGA